The Xenopus laevis strain J_2021 chromosome 4L, Xenopus_laevis_v10.1, whole genome shotgun sequence genomic sequence acagaacagtggataggcatatactcacagcacctttgggcagtattagtccccacagggaagggaacatacacagcagcaatgaaggtacagtacatccagctttcagccttttccctaagcaGAACCCAGGGGAATTCTACATCCCTAAATCTacacacttagtccctacttatgggcaattagtacccgggatcttaatccctctgactctcctcattggagccttgagctgctcagctaaatagcctgtctatctgtcactcctagagccTCTttaggtgagtagcctatcctttctagacctgtctaggttccactcaagctctgcctgcctgctcaggctagagccagcacaagatggtcCCTGAGAGCATGGCTTCAAAGGGTTTttaacacagtgccatctacttgTCACTATTGAGAACAGCAGGGGCATAGCATAAAGCAGGGCGTTAacacaagtccccattaggacccatttaggtgtctagaACACTAAGGatttgcctgcctgcctgcctgcttaACTAGGAGTGGCTATTTCACATATCCCTACAGGTATCCCTTCGTAATGGCTTATCTGTTGGGGTTACTACATAGTCTCCAGACAGACTTTGCTCTGGTTAGGAGCCCACTGTTGCCTCATCAGGTTTTcaagcagagtcagactgggccagcaggacaccgggaaaaaacatggtATACCCCGGCCCTGGTGAATCTCATAGGCCAGGTCCCAATTTCCACGGCAATCCCCCAGGAAGTTGATCTACCTCCCCTGACGAGCTGAAGGTAGGTTTCATTTACGTGCGCTAGGGAGAGGGCAAGTGGCCCCTGTAGGGGAGCATGGGCGGAGCAATGGGCCCCTGTAGAGGTGCAGGGGCCCCTGGGATGGCAGCCCCGGAGGGTTCTGCACTCACCAGTCCAACCTtgttttcaagcagcattcacaagTGAAGCTACAGCTTTGTATAACATTGTTAAGTGATGCGGATTGCTTTGGGAAATGAGTTTATTTCTATTCATTTATATGAACTGCTCTTTGATTCACTTTGCATGTTTATTGGATCTGCATGTTTCTAATTATCAAACCCTTCAAAAAGAAAGATGCTCTGGAATGTTGTCCCTAGTCCTTGAAGGTTAGGCAAATTTTTGAACCAGATCTGGAAATTCACCACTTTTTTCTTGTCTGAATTATTCTCTGTTTGTGAAACTCTGCTGGGAATCTGAAGATTGCACCAACATCTGTTATTCAGTGAGATAGTAAATATTATTCCTGTAAATGTTCTTTCCTGGGAGAGTCCTGTCAGTTATTCTTACAACACCTAATAATATTTTCCAGTATTGCTCCATGTTCTGTAGATTcagtttagcagctctccaaataACTGTGCATTTAAAGAACCagaaatatcaaaatatttttgaaagtttgttagtataccacgaaaaaaaaacacaaagacaaattaaactttaaaaacgcaaagtctttattaagaaataatttatcgAAATCCGCTtgtgttcctcttcagaaaaggcgatccatcgtgcgtcgCTTGATTTCTCATCCCTGCCttctttataggagatagccaggcagtgtcggactgggccggcgggacatgGGAAaataacctggtgggccctggccctcatggacCCGCTCCCCCAGCTGCCCCAGAGCCGATGCCCCAGAAAAGATAAAGCTGTTGCCGCGGCGTATATTCTGAGCATGCGCGTCCTCTGTCGCGCGCATACTGCGTTTTCATGGATGTGGGCAGGGGACTGGAAGTTAGGGGCCCTGGGTCGCTTCTTTTGAGCACACACGGCGCGTTCGTGAAAGTGGGCTggaggtcaggagggggccctggggactgctgggaggggggggacTGCCGGGAGGGGAGGGACTGCCGGGAGGGGGGGCCCTGTGAcaacagccccggtgggccccgggtcccccagtccgatcctgtagccagggaggagaaatcgagcactgcacgaCGGATTGTCGCCATGTTGCCTTGATGGGCCCTGGTCCTCTTGGGACCCCTGCCAACCCAGGTCCACTTCTGGAATGTTTGCAACTGTGTTGTCGCTTTGTGGGGGGGTTGGTGGCACTTTCAGCTGGAGTGGGGGGCCCCTCAGGTGGAAGCCccgggggccctggacaccacagtccgacactggctgtttCAATAGAagaatttattttttgcacaaaacaggAAGGAAATGTTGTTTCACTCCTGTAATTTCCATTCTATTCCCATTTTCCTTTTATCGCTCCATATCATTTTCATGGATCCGCGAAAGGAAAGTTCATTAAACACAATGTTTATGTTGaccttgtatatatttatatattttgccaaTATATGCTCTAAGGCCCCTCTTTTGTCAGGAGCATAATCCCCAATTTGCCAGGGCTTCAGTGTAgtgacattttcctttaattgcttTAATTGCCGGTTCTGcaatgatttctatttttttcatgtcaTCAAAACATTTACCCTCTCCTTGGTAGCAGCATTTTATAGCCCAACCATCACTCTCCCTTCCTCCCCTTGTCCCTTCTCTGAGCTAAAAACTTCCCATTCCAAGTCACAGATCTCGTGGCAGATAAAACTGCAAGACACTCACTGTCTATCCACATCCCATGTAAACCAATCATACAACAAAGGAATTGATTACACCAATCCCAACTCACAGTTACACCATCCATTCGATAAAGACTTTACATAGTTTTCCACTAGACATCAAGTATATTCAAGGATTGGCTTTATAGTGGCATCTTGTGAGATACTCACAGACCTCCCTAATACACAGTAATACATGATTGGACCATTCCATGGTCTCTGTTGTCATTACATACTAAGAAATGATACCCTGACGCTTCTTAATCACTTCATTAAAAAACAATCACGGCCAAAGACAGAAGTTCTATGAACACAGAATGTTGGTTAACGCTTTGTAAAAGGCCCAACGACATAATTTTATCTCCAGTAGTAGATCTACAAATGGCCAGATAGTTCATCATACAGAACACAtctttaaaatattcaaaaactgtTGTTAAAAGGAGCTCATCTGCCACTATATAATACCATATTCCTGGGGTCCCGGTATCCCCACATTCATCAAGGGCCTGACTACCCTTAGGAGCTTTCCTTTATTGGGTCCCAGGCTCCCAACAACACCCACCTTATTCTTCTAGTGGAGGCCAAGAGGAAGTACAAACCCTTTCCCAACACTATATTAAGTGCAACAGAAAGTGGTCACCAACCCATGGGCCAATAACATACATCTGTAAATGAACAACGTGGATACAGGCCCTTCTACCTATTAACTTAGGGAACTGATTTTGTAGGGATTTTAGTCCAATATCATCAGTCAATCCAATAATTCCATCCTTAATTACTTTATGTCAGTACAGTAACAGGGGGACCATTGTCTAAAGGCTTTAATGCAACCGATTTTACTATGTAGAATTTGTTTCGAAATGTGTATACATGCTGTTATATTCAATACTTTGTATGATATAACATTTTCAGGCACCATCACCAAATGACAAGAACTTTATTGATGTTTATTAATAGGTCCCTATCCCCCAGGATCAACCACCCAAGGATTGAATTCTCTGTGACTTCTCCATGAAGGGAAAAAAGTCAAGGTAAGGGTCCATCCTTTCCCCTCTTTCTTGCTGCAAATGACCCAGAAATGTTCACCCCAGCTGTtcttgccatgaggcaaggtaaggGGGGTTGTGTTGCCTTCTGGCTCCTTATGGGGAAAGGAGACAGAAACCGACACAACTTCCATCCTTATCTTGCCTCAAGTCAGGAGCAGGTGATGTACAGCAGAGAATCCACAGTTATGGTGAGAAAGGCTGAATTTCTATGCATTGAACAAGAATATTTGTCATATTTCTTGAATTATAAAAGCTCCTCCATATTGATATaaatcctcctcttcctcctcctcttcctcctcctcttcctcctcctcagtTTGTGCTGGTTGTTTTGGGTTATATGTCACTGGAACCCTGAGTCTCTTCTGGGGAATGTGGGTTCCAATTTCTTTCTGGTTCTATGGCTTCACACTAATATTACGAGGGGCCAAAATCTGCAGGAAAAACCAACAATCAGTGATGGGCTAAGAAAATTGTTGCCAGAGCCAAAAAGCACAGTATCATGTCCCATAATATAATCGTATGCttcatctcatccttccctctctagTAAAATCCCATCTAATTTGTATTGTGTAGGTTTCTGCAATATCACAGATCCAGGGCAGAATGTAAGAAATACAACTTACTATTATCAAAATGTCCCTTTACATCtagatccttattggaagcattagAACCCATGTAATAAACCCACTAAACTACATGTAACTTACTCTCAGCTGCAGCTTCAGCAGAATCTCACTCGTTTTTCCTTTGGATTTCAGCGGGAACCAGTTCTCAATGGTCATATCGTTGGCATTCATCAGTCGAGAAAGCGGCACAGAGGCTCGTCCTAGAACCTTATTCTGCTCATTTCGTACCTGTGAAAATCACACTTGTAAGTGGCCCAGAAAGATCTACAGGAATGAAGAATCCAATAAGGAAGGACATTTATACTCACCTTTAGCTTCAGTTCTTCATTGAGTGGGTTCTTTATTAGGAATTGGATCCTCTTCTTCCACTCTGGCTCTCCGGTGGTATTTATTTTACCCTGGGAACAAAACAATGAATTCTAAATGAGAACTGGATCTTAAGAAATACACCTGTCAGCTcattattatttatgttgtaaTTAGGGTTTTTGTGTATTTCCCAGTGACAGTCAGTTTTGTGATTGGCATTGGGATATATGTCACTGCTTTACTCTGTATATAATGCAGGAAGTGCTAATTCCTAATTAATGTCTTTCCCCACCCAGCACTATCAGTTCCTAATCTGAAGCAAAAATGATATTTTGTGGTTGGACTTTATGTCAGTACTTACCCCACTCCTCTTTACTGTGTCTCCGACAGTGACCTGCACCTTGGCCAAGGGGTTTAATTTGCTTTTCTTCGGCTGTTAGAAAAGAACAAATGTCATTAATAAAGTGCATAATACAGACAATTAGAAGTTTTACACCCATTATGTGCCCAAAGAGAGACATCACTTCAGACTCACCCGAATCACTGGCAGACCCTTGGCTTTTTGGATGACTGTATACAGTACAGCCGATGAAAGCTCCTCACTCTTGGGGGACTGTATTTGTTTGTTCTGCTTTATCACCTGGAAAACAATCAAAATTAGATCCACCAAAGGGTAAAATACCCCAACCTTTCCACAAGCAGAAATAAAATAGGAACATAAATGTTACCTTATTCAGCTTGGCAGGGTCTGAAAGAAGTCGGAGACATTCCACCTTGATATGCAGCTCCCCGGACTTCACATTCTGCAACCGGATCCACTGCAGGGGGAGAGAGAAGCATAAGTTACATCAGATACAGGGGAAATCAATGAAGGATTATTACAGCGCATGGGAGGGGGCTGGATACACTTACCTTATCAACGCATTTCTTCTTGAGCACTTGGGAAACTGCAATTTTACAGCTGGACATTGgggaagaaaaaaggaaaattagcAATGTTATTGGGACAGATACATTTATGTTAATGCTGAATTGGCCGCATCATTTTATagcaaaatgaatatatattagaCTGAATACAGATTAATTGTAACCATTCAAGCCACTGGGCTATTATTAATGGAGTCCAATGGAACGTGACTGTTTATAACAAATTATTTGATTTCTATCGAAAactttatggggtatatttatcaaagagtgaagttaaaagtgaagttccgccactagagtgaaattccaccactctccattcatttctatgggatttttataggcgtttttatcaaagggtgaactttcactttcacccattgataaatacgcctttcaaaatcccatagaaatgaatggagagctgcggaatttcactctagtggcggaacttcactcttttttCTAAATTTACCCCCAAATCTTTAAAGCTGTAAATCTCCCTATTGGAGGTCACATATGGAGCCCTGATGTAAAGAGATTTACTCACCTGCCCATTGGATCATCTCTCGCCACATCTCTGTCCCAGAGCTGAAATTCAATCTCCTGCCCTGGTAGTTCAGAAAACAAGATCTGAGGATAAA encodes the following:
- the LOC121403166 gene encoding extended synaptotagmin-1-like, producing the protein MTYILIKFRNMEEEDSILFSELPGQEIEFQLWDRDVARDDPMGSCKIAVSQVLKKKCVDKWIRLQNVKSGELHIKVECLRLLSDPAKLNKVIKQNKQIQSPKSEELSSAVLYTVIQKAKGLPVIRPKKSKLNPLAKVQVTVGDTVKRSGGKINTTGEPEWKKRIQFLIKNPLNEELKLKVRNEQNKVLGRASVPLSRLMNANDMTIENWFPLKSKGKTSEILLKLQLRILAPRNISVKP